The nucleotide sequence CAACTTCGAATGTGCGGATAGTTTCTACTTCGCTGCCAAAGAAGTCTATACGATAAGGAAATTCATGCGAGAACGAGAATACGTCCAGGATACTACCACGCATGGCATACTGCCCCGGTTCGTACACATAGTCAACCTGTTCGAAACCATATTCGTCCAGAACATCGGAAACGAACATATTATCGAGCTTGTCGCCAACCGATATCTGCAGTGTTTTCTGTCTCAGATCAGCTTGCGCAATAACCTTTTCTGCCAGGGCATCCGGGTATGTAACGATTATTGTTGGTAAATCCGGGTTCTGCAAACGACTTAGTACTTCGGTCCGCAATATTTCGTTGGCAGGATCAAGGTGACCATACTTAATGGCGCGACGATAAGCCGAAGGGAAGAAAAATACATCCGGACTATCTGTCAGCTGCATCAGATCGTGATAAAAGTAACCAGCTTCTTCCTGGTCATTTAACACACACACATAGCTGCCTCTTTTCTTTGAAAAAAGAGAAGCAATGGTTAAGGCTGGACCCGATCCGATTAATCCTTTCAGGAAAAGGTTACGACAAGCCTTGTCATCTATTAGTTTAATGAGTGCCGAAACCTGGGGGTGGGCACTGTACATCGTAAGGAGTTCTTGTACTTCCAAATCAAAATAATTTGTACAAAGGTACACTTTTCAATTATAATATGTACCTTTGATCTTTAAAAACAGGTACAACATTATAGAGCGTATGTCCGACAGCATAGTGATTATTCCAACTTATAACGAAAAGGAGAATATTGAAAATATTATCCGCGCCGTTTTTAATCTTGAAAAAACGTTTCATATACTTGTAATCGAAGATGGTTCGCCTGATGGAACAGCTCTGATTGTGAAGTCTTTGCAAGGAGAATTTCCAAACAGACTTTTTATGATTGAAAGAAGTGGAAAGCAAGGATTAGGTACCGCCTATATTACAGGATTCAAATGGTCGCTTAGTCATGGCTACGAATATATATTCGAAATGGATGCCGATTTTAGTCACAATCCCCACGACTTGCCAAAGCTGTATAAAGCCTGTTCTGAGGGTGGTGCAGATGTAGCAGTGGGTTCGCGGTATTGCACCGGGGTAAATGTGGTTAACTGGCCTCTGGGAAGAGTACTCATGTCGTACTTTGCTTCTGTCTATGTAAGACTTGTAACCGGTATGCATATACAGGATACTACAGCCGGATTTAAGTGTTACCGCCGTGAAGTATTGGAAACAATCGATCTTGACCGTATTCAGTTTAAAGGATATGCTTTCCAGATTGAAATGAAGTTTACCGCCTATAAATGCGGATTTAATGTAGTAGAGGTTCC is from uncultured Macellibacteroides sp. and encodes:
- a CDS encoding polyprenol monophosphomannose synthase produces the protein MSDSIVIIPTYNEKENIENIIRAVFNLEKTFHILVIEDGSPDGTALIVKSLQGEFPNRLFMIERSGKQGLGTAYITGFKWSLSHGYEYIFEMDADFSHNPHDLPKLYKACSEGGADVAVGSRYCTGVNVVNWPLGRVLMSYFASVYVRLVTGMHIQDTTAGFKCYRREVLETIDLDRIQFKGYAFQIEMKFTAYKCGFNVVEVPIIFINRELGVSKMNGSIFGEALFGVLQLKWWSFFHNYPQKMVK